One region of Polynucleobacter sp. Adler-ghost genomic DNA includes:
- a CDS encoding TonB-dependent receptor, producing MQHSHHFLSKQKVIFVLISGLLSSVTNAQSVGPNLEITATGSQEAAQSILTPTKVLQGDELLNKLGTNLGATLANELGVSATGYGAGSSRPVIRGLEGARVQILQNGLSVGDVSNISQDHAVGNNMQNVHQVEILRGAAALLYGSGSSGGLVNVVNDRILTNLPDRPTGAINTSYETVSNGRAGAVEVDGAFGSVAVHVDTAINNANNYRIPGNSTQSQGEPAGGWTVPPEGNGGNNYSGKLPNSFSKQNNLGVGISYIGQNGYTGISVERLNNNYGIPTPEGGSINQSQNRYDIQHQTRDPLTGFSSFKFSAANSNYNHTEFNNVGTAASVWKNIANEARLELAHNPLAGWKGTFGAQVSAASLNATEVGTGSYAIVPPTKTNSNALFWIEEGNWNSLQGSLGLRYNNVAQNPNLGTTLETQPTVTPTGTTPSITLQNRKFNLLSYSAGSLWSFMQGYGTGVAYTVSQRAPSAQELYSYGAHESTATFDIGNPNLSKETSHNLEFNIQKNSGLLRSKASIYANRFNNYIYGYYTGSAINNGGQQGDGFNVVTAQQAAATIKGIEGELTYNWNQTGLGSRVFGDASQGTFDAGGNLPLQPAPRLGAELAHQRNGWLTNATYIYSYQQNRLANWEQGPAPSYNLLNAGISYTEKVKDVNWTVYMNLKNLLNEQIRYATTPMAVRLYAPQPGRSLMLGLRGTF from the coding sequence ATGCAGCACTCTCATCATTTTTTAAGTAAGCAAAAAGTTATTTTTGTTCTTATCTCCGGATTATTGAGCTCAGTCACCAATGCTCAATCAGTAGGACCAAACCTAGAAATCACTGCAACTGGATCGCAAGAAGCAGCTCAGAGCATTCTGACGCCAACGAAGGTTTTACAAGGTGATGAGCTACTGAATAAATTAGGAACAAATTTAGGCGCGACATTGGCTAATGAGCTCGGCGTATCTGCTACAGGCTATGGCGCAGGATCATCACGACCAGTCATTCGAGGTCTAGAAGGTGCTCGTGTGCAAATTTTGCAAAATGGTCTATCAGTTGGCGATGTATCCAACATCTCGCAAGATCATGCCGTTGGAAACAATATGCAAAATGTGCACCAAGTAGAAATTCTGCGTGGTGCAGCTGCTCTACTCTATGGATCAGGCTCAAGTGGTGGACTCGTGAACGTAGTGAATGATCGTATCCTGACCAACCTACCCGATAGACCAACTGGTGCAATTAACACCAGTTACGAGACCGTTAGCAATGGGAGAGCTGGAGCGGTTGAAGTAGATGGCGCCTTTGGTTCGGTCGCGGTGCATGTGGATACTGCCATTAATAACGCTAATAACTATCGTATTCCAGGGAACTCCACCCAGTCTCAAGGTGAGCCTGCGGGAGGATGGACTGTTCCACCGGAGGGCAACGGCGGGAATAACTATTCTGGTAAGTTGCCAAATTCTTTTAGTAAGCAGAATAATTTGGGCGTTGGCATTTCTTATATAGGACAGAATGGGTATACCGGGATTTCTGTAGAACGCTTAAATAATAACTATGGCATTCCAACACCTGAAGGTGGATCCATAAACCAGTCGCAAAATCGATATGACATCCAGCATCAAACTCGAGATCCGTTGACAGGGTTTTCATCATTCAAATTTAGTGCAGCGAATTCAAATTACAACCATACTGAATTTAATAACGTGGGTACCGCTGCCTCAGTTTGGAAGAATATTGCCAATGAGGCTCGCTTAGAACTCGCCCACAATCCTTTGGCTGGCTGGAAAGGTACCTTCGGGGCACAGGTCTCCGCTGCCTCTCTTAATGCAACGGAAGTAGGTACAGGTAGTTATGCTATTGTCCCCCCAACAAAAACTAACTCCAATGCCTTATTTTGGATTGAGGAAGGTAATTGGAATTCTCTACAAGGAAGCTTAGGTCTGCGCTATAACAATGTTGCCCAGAACCCAAATTTAGGCACGACTTTAGAGACCCAGCCCACAGTTACTCCCACTGGCACTACTCCTAGTATTACTTTGCAAAATCGCAAATTCAATCTCCTATCCTATTCTGCTGGTAGCTTATGGAGCTTCATGCAAGGGTACGGCACTGGAGTGGCTTATACCGTGTCACAAAGAGCGCCAAGTGCTCAAGAACTCTATTCTTATGGTGCACATGAATCTACTGCCACCTTTGATATTGGCAATCCTAACCTTAGCAAAGAGACCTCGCATAACTTAGAGTTCAATATTCAGAAGAACAGTGGATTACTCAGAAGCAAGGCAAGTATTTATGCGAACCGATTCAATAACTATATTTATGGTTATTACACTGGTAGCGCCATTAATAATGGCGGACAACAAGGTGACGGCTTTAACGTAGTCACTGCACAACAAGCTGCGGCAACAATCAAAGGCATTGAGGGTGAACTTACTTATAACTGGAATCAAACTGGCTTAGGGAGCCGAGTATTTGGCGATGCTTCACAAGGAACATTTGATGCGGGAGGCAATCTACCCTTGCAACCTGCCCCACGTTTAGGTGCAGAGTTGGCGCACCAGCGCAATGGTTGGCTTACCAATGCGACTTATATCTACAGCTATCAACAAAATCGTCTGGCAAACTGGGAACAAGGTCCTGCCCCAAGCTATAACTTATTAAATGCTGGCATCTCTTATACGGAAAAAGTAAAGGATGTGAATTGGACTGTGTATATGAATCTCAAGAACTTACTCAATGAGCAAATTCGGTATGCCACTACACCAATGGCTGTGAGGTTGTATGCGCCTCAGCCTGGTAGAAGTCTGATGCTAGGCCTAAGAGGAACCTTCTAA
- a CDS encoding chromate transporter produces the protein MTSQMQDDVTITQSPDLRDLFVQFLIIGAVSFGGGIIAYERILLVEKRKWLSADEFMAYLAISQTMPGLNSVNLAVLAGDHLRGVLGAMIATLGLIFPGSLFVLGVGMIYASTADHPSINLILAGIAAAATGLLAAITYKIGDAHWRHLKSLVIIVMTFILMSIFKLALPYVILIMAPISIYLYRPGQPQ, from the coding sequence GTGACTTCTCAGATGCAAGATGATGTGACGATAACTCAGTCTCCAGACTTACGTGATCTCTTCGTACAATTTTTGATTATTGGCGCTGTCAGCTTTGGCGGTGGCATCATTGCCTACGAACGTATCCTCTTGGTTGAAAAGAGAAAGTGGCTCTCAGCTGATGAGTTTATGGCCTACCTAGCGATTAGCCAGACCATGCCTGGACTAAACTCAGTCAACTTAGCAGTACTCGCAGGAGATCATCTGCGAGGTGTTCTCGGCGCTATGATTGCCACTCTAGGGCTCATATTTCCGGGGTCATTATTTGTGCTAGGTGTCGGCATGATCTACGCTAGTACCGCAGATCATCCTTCGATCAATCTCATCTTGGCTGGTATTGCAGCAGCTGCTACCGGCTTGCTAGCGGCCATTACTTACAAAATCGGAGATGCTCACTGGCGTCATCTGAAGTCCTTAGTCATCATTGTTATGACATTTATATTGATGAGCATCTTCAAGCTTGCATTGCCATATGTGATCTTGATTATGGCTCCGATATCGATCTATCTGTATAGGCCAGGTCAACCCCAATGA
- a CDS encoding chromate transporter — translation MSLLIHLAWTFALLSILAVGGGTAVLPEMQTILAYQFGIDHTQFVHIYSIGQLAPGPNMLMVLVIGYQIAGLIGAGVVLLSFFLPSSLMCFYMGRLWNRFGESPWRRSIQNALEPISIGLMSSGVYAVAKASVVSSITLGLALVTLYLILRTKINPVLVILFSGGLGALLMSYLN, via the coding sequence ATGAGTCTATTGATCCACTTGGCCTGGACCTTTGCCTTGCTTTCTATTCTTGCAGTGGGTGGTGGCACTGCTGTTTTGCCAGAGATGCAAACCATACTTGCATATCAGTTCGGTATAGACCATACCCAATTTGTTCATATTTATAGTATCGGCCAGTTAGCGCCTGGCCCCAATATGTTGATGGTCTTAGTGATTGGTTATCAAATTGCTGGGCTCATTGGTGCAGGCGTAGTCTTGCTATCCTTCTTTTTGCCTTCAAGCCTGATGTGCTTTTATATGGGGAGGCTTTGGAATCGTTTTGGAGAAAGTCCTTGGCGACGATCTATTCAAAACGCACTTGAGCCCATTTCGATTGGCCTCATGTCATCTGGTGTTTATGCTGTTGCCAAGGCATCTGTAGTGAGCAGCATTACCTTGGGGCTTGCCCTAGTTACTCTGTATCTCATTCTCAGAACCAAGATTAATCCGGTTTTAGTTATTTTGTTCTCTGGAGGACTGGGTGCCTTATTGATGTCTTATCTGAACTAG